In Limosilactobacillus sp. WILCCON 0051, a single window of DNA contains:
- a CDS encoding hemolysin III family protein, which yields MKNSTSRRQTLLIEIANAITHGVGAALAIAGLVILIVRAVHTGSPMRIVTFSIYGAALVLFFLASTLFHSLIFTRAKRVFQILDHDMIYLVIAASYTPYCLVAIKGWQGWTLFGIIWAMAAAGIIYKSIWFQKKSKWSTIFYVIMGWMCVLAFWPLWHALGPIGFGLLLAGGITYTLGALLYSMPTRYTHLIWHLFVMVGTAFIYFSILFYV from the coding sequence ATGAAAAATTCAACCTCACGTCGCCAAACTCTTTTAATTGAAATCGCCAATGCCATTACTCACGGTGTTGGTGCAGCCCTGGCCATTGCCGGATTGGTGATCTTGATCGTGCGGGCGGTCCATACCGGCAGCCCCATGCGTATCGTTACTTTTTCAATCTATGGCGCGGCTTTAGTCCTGTTCTTTTTAGCCTCAACGCTGTTTCACTCGCTGATCTTTACTCGCGCTAAACGGGTCTTTCAGATTCTGGACCACGATATGATCTACCTGGTCATTGCCGCCAGCTACACGCCATACTGTCTGGTGGCCATTAAAGGCTGGCAGGGCTGGACGCTGTTTGGCATTATCTGGGCCATGGCAGCTGCTGGCATCATCTATAAAAGCATCTGGTTTCAAAAAAAGAGCAAATGGTCGACGATTTTCTACGTGATCATGGGCTGGATGTGCGTGCTGGCATTTTGGCCGCTTTGGCACGCCTTGGGACCAATTGGCTTTGGCCTGCTGCTGGCGGGAGGCATCACCTATACGCTGGGCGCCCTGCTCTACAGCATGCCAACCCGTTACACGCATCTGATCTGGCATCTTTTTGTCATGGTCGGCACGGCATTCATCTACTTTTCGATCCTATTTTACGTCTAG
- a CDS encoding DegV family protein, with protein sequence MSKIKIVADSSAGLTDEEIKKYDITIVPLSVMIDGTVYVERETITNDQFPTMMKNAKSLPKTSQPPIGKFVDAFDQAGADGSEVLCVTMMASISGTVHAAEQAANLTKTKVTVYDCQSTDRGMAFQIIEAAKVIADGGTVDDAIAKMKDVLQKSKLYLAIDNLDNLVAGGRISKFAGALSRFMNIKVMLQVYDGEIHVASKGRGMKAIHKEWDKILDEMANGPKVLGVGISHVEGMSEVERLKEKVQAICPELPIVVRETVPIIATHTGLGACCLLYYTE encoded by the coding sequence ATGTCAAAGATTAAAATTGTGGCTGACTCTTCAGCTGGCCTTACCGATGAAGAAATTAAAAAATATGATATTACGATCGTACCGCTGTCAGTAATGATTGACGGGACGGTTTATGTTGAACGCGAAACGATCACCAACGATCAGTTCCCAACGATGATGAAAAATGCCAAGTCGCTGCCAAAAACCTCGCAGCCGCCAATTGGCAAGTTCGTTGATGCCTTTGATCAGGCGGGGGCAGATGGCAGCGAGGTTCTGTGCGTGACGATGATGGCATCGATCAGTGGCACGGTTCATGCTGCTGAGCAGGCTGCCAACCTAACCAAGACCAAGGTAACGGTATATGACTGCCAGTCAACCGACCGCGGCATGGCCTTTCAAATCATTGAAGCCGCCAAGGTGATTGCAGACGGCGGAACGGTTGATGATGCAATTGCCAAGATGAAGGACGTTTTGCAAAAGAGCAAGCTGTATCTGGCAATCGATAATCTCGATAATCTGGTAGCGGGTGGTCGAATCAGCAAGTTTGCCGGTGCGCTGTCTCGATTTATGAACATCAAGGTCATGCTGCAGGTTTATGATGGCGAGATCCACGTAGCTTCCAAGGGTCGCGGCATGAAGGCGATTCATAAGGAATGGGATAAGATCCTAGACGAGATGGCAAATGGTCCTAAGGTTTTGGGTGTTGGCATCTCGCATGTTGAAGGCATGAGTGAAGTTGAACGGCTTAAAGAAAAGGTTCAGGCTATCTGTCCAGAGCTGCCGATCGTCGTTCGCGAAACAGTGCCGATTATTGCAACGCATACGGGCTTGGGTGCCTGCTGCCTGCTTTACTATACTGAATAG
- a CDS encoding ABC-F family ATP-binding cassette domain-containing protein encodes MKTLRAENLTSTYGEKTLFKDVSFIINEQDRIGLIGTNGSGKTSLLNVISGAVSPEAGEIIKPSDYSIGFLKQQPDLDEEKTIMDAVFAGGQPVFQTIRQYEKALLDYSAHPEDSRLSDRFTKMQAAMDQEDAWEADSRVKTILTQLKINDANQKIKELSGGQRKRVGLAQVLIQEPDLLMLDEPTNHLDIDSIMWLQDYLASYRGAVLVVTHDRYFLDQVANHIWELSFGKLYHYDGNYQDFVAQKATRVELAQEGERKRQALYKKELAWMRHGAKARSTKQKGRINRFNELKDNLGKLKVDEDISIELGSQRLGKDVIEMQHANLKYGDREILDDFNWLVQAGDRIGITGENGAGKTSLLNVIAGRTKLDSGVLKIGETVKLGYYTQQTEGIDDDKRMISYLTEVADNVVDKNGNRVNVTQLLERFLFPRFMHGTLIRKLSGGEKRRLYLLKILMQQPNVLLLDEPTNDLDIGTLTVLEDYLDDFAGTVITVSHDRYFLDKVADNLLIFHGQGKIERYRGYYTEYLKKAQADAQAAQAAKSAAKAAAKKTASPAKPANTAKVKTKLTYAEKLEWDHIDEEIDQLDTRQKQIEEEMAANGDNYAKLAELQKELDEVQKALAEKTERWEYLSEFVDE; translated from the coding sequence ATGAAAACATTAAGAGCTGAAAATCTAACCAGTACGTATGGCGAAAAAACACTGTTTAAAGACGTTTCGTTCATTATCAACGAACAGGACCGCATTGGCTTGATCGGCACCAACGGCAGCGGCAAGACCTCGCTTTTAAACGTTATCAGCGGCGCGGTCAGCCCTGAAGCCGGCGAGATCATCAAGCCCAGCGACTATTCGATTGGCTTTTTGAAGCAGCAGCCAGACCTGGATGAAGAAAAAACGATCATGGATGCCGTGTTTGCTGGCGGGCAGCCAGTCTTTCAAACGATTCGGCAATATGAAAAAGCGCTGCTGGATTATAGCGCACACCCTGAAGACTCCAGATTGAGCGATCGTTTTACCAAGATGCAGGCTGCTATGGATCAAGAGGACGCCTGGGAAGCCGACAGCCGCGTCAAGACGATTTTGACGCAGCTGAAAATCAATGATGCCAACCAAAAAATCAAGGAGCTTTCAGGTGGTCAGCGCAAGCGGGTTGGCCTGGCTCAGGTTTTGATTCAAGAACCCGATCTGCTGATGTTAGATGAGCCAACCAACCATTTGGACATCGACTCGATCATGTGGCTGCAGGACTATCTGGCCAGTTATCGTGGGGCCGTGCTGGTCGTTACGCATGATCGCTACTTTTTGGATCAGGTTGCCAATCATATCTGGGAGCTGTCGTTTGGCAAGCTTTACCATTATGACGGCAACTATCAGGACTTCGTAGCCCAAAAAGCGACCCGGGTTGAACTGGCACAGGAAGGCGAGCGCAAGCGGCAGGCCCTTTATAAAAAAGAGCTGGCCTGGATGCGGCATGGAGCCAAGGCGCGCTCAACCAAGCAAAAGGGCCGGATCAATCGTTTTAACGAACTCAAGGACAACCTAGGCAAGCTTAAAGTCGATGAGGACATCTCGATTGAACTGGGCTCGCAGCGGCTGGGTAAAGACGTCATTGAGATGCAGCATGCCAATCTTAAGTATGGCGATCGTGAAATTTTAGACGACTTCAACTGGCTGGTGCAGGCCGGCGATCGAATCGGCATTACCGGCGAAAACGGTGCCGGCAAGACCTCGCTTTTAAATGTGATTGCTGGCCGCACCAAGCTTGATTCAGGCGTTTTGAAGATTGGCGAGACCGTTAAGCTGGGATACTACACGCAGCAGACGGAAGGCATTGATGACGACAAGCGCATGATCAGCTATCTGACTGAAGTGGCTGACAACGTGGTCGATAAAAACGGCAATCGGGTCAACGTTACGCAGCTGCTGGAGCGTTTCCTGTTTCCACGGTTTATGCATGGGACGCTGATTCGGAAGCTTTCTGGTGGTGAAAAGCGGCGGCTGTATCTGTTGAAGATCTTGATGCAGCAGCCAAACGTCCTGCTTTTGGATGAGCCGACCAACGATTTGGACATTGGCACGCTGACGGTATTGGAAGACTATTTGGACGATTTCGCTGGAACGGTCATTACGGTTTCGCACGACCGCTACTTTTTGGACAAGGTAGCCGATAATCTGCTGATCTTCCATGGTCAGGGCAAGATTGAGCGCTACCGCGGCTACTACACTGAATATCTCAAAAAGGCCCAAGCTGATGCACAGGCGGCTCAGGCAGCTAAATCCGCAGCCAAGGCAGCTGCCAAGAAAACGGCCTCGCCTGCTAAACCAGCCAACACTGCCAAGGTAAAGACCAAGCTGACCTATGCCGAAAAACTGGAATGGGATCATATTGACGAAGAAATCGATCAGCTGGATACGCGCCAAAAACAGATTGAAGAAGAAATGGCAGCTAATGGCGATAACTACGCTAAACTGGCTGAACTGCAAAAAGAACTGGATGAGGTCCAAAAAGCTTTGGCAGAAAAAACCGAACGCTGGGAATATCTCAGCGAGTTTGTGGATGAATAG
- a CDS encoding dihydrofolate reductase, with amino-acid sequence MNQLDFIWAQDPDGYIGKNGTMPWHLPADLKHFKAVTLNHPVIMGANTFKSIGRPLPKRENIVLTHQKLADDKITVVHSVEELKELLADRLADQRCFVIGGAQIYQTLLPLAGDLYRTVVERRFGGDTKMPAIDYQGWRLADVEKIKSDQPDVPDCRFEHWIKN; translated from the coding sequence ATGAATCAGCTGGACTTTATCTGGGCTCAGGATCCAGACGGCTATATTGGCAAAAACGGCACCATGCCATGGCATCTGCCTGCCGATTTGAAGCATTTTAAAGCCGTGACGCTCAATCATCCGGTAATTATGGGTGCCAATACGTTCAAGTCGATCGGCCGGCCACTGCCGAAACGCGAAAATATCGTCTTGACGCATCAAAAACTGGCCGATGACAAGATTACGGTGGTACACAGTGTCGAAGAGCTAAAGGAGCTGCTAGCGGATCGCTTGGCTGACCAGCGCTGTTTTGTCATTGGCGGAGCACAGATCTATCAAACGCTGCTGCCATTAGCTGGCGATCTTTATCGAACGGTGGTTGAACGGCGCTTTGGCGGAGATACCAAAATGCCGGCCATTGACTATCAGGGATGGCGTTTGGCAGATGTGGAGAAAATAAAAAGCGATCAGCCGGACGTTCCCGACTGCCGCTTTGAGCATTGGATTAAAAACTAG
- a CDS encoding thymidylate synthase — MAINDNEQQYLDLARYVLEHGHEKSDRTGTGTRSVFGYQMHFDLNAGFPILTTKFVPFGLVKSELLWFLRGDTNIRFLLQHKNHIWDEWAFKKWVESPEYQGPDMTDFGHRWLKDPEFKKVYLEEKKAFCERILNDDEFAQKYGDLGLVYGSQWRHWKTSDGHYIDQIAKVIEQIKTTPDSRRMIVSAWNPEDVDSMALPPCHTMFQFYVNDGKLSCQLYQRSADIFLGVPFNIASYALLTHMIAKECGLGVGEFVHTLGDAHIYSNHIEQIKEQLSRTPHPAPKLILPADPKPVDQYEMEDIKLENYEHEAGIKAPVAV; from the coding sequence ATGGCAATCAATGATAATGAACAGCAGTATCTGGATCTGGCCCGCTACGTATTAGAGCATGGGCACGAAAAAAGCGATCGAACGGGAACGGGAACGCGCTCGGTTTTCGGCTATCAGATGCATTTTGATCTCAATGCCGGTTTTCCAATTCTAACCACCAAGTTTGTTCCGTTTGGTCTGGTCAAAAGCGAGCTGCTGTGGTTTTTGCGCGGCGATACCAACATTCGCTTCCTGCTGCAGCATAAGAATCATATCTGGGATGAATGGGCCTTTAAAAAATGGGTGGAAAGTCCAGAATATCAAGGCCCTGACATGACGGATTTTGGTCACCGCTGGCTTAAGGACCCTGAATTTAAAAAGGTCTATCTCGAAGAAAAAAAGGCCTTTTGCGAGCGCATCTTGAATGATGATGAGTTTGCGCAAAAATATGGTGATCTGGGGCTGGTCTATGGCTCACAATGGCGGCACTGGAAAACCAGCGATGGCCATTACATTGATCAGATTGCCAAAGTCATCGAACAGATCAAGACCACGCCGGATTCACGCCGGATGATCGTTTCGGCCTGGAATCCAGAAGACGTGGACAGCATGGCATTGCCGCCTTGCCACACGATGTTTCAATTCTACGTCAACGATGGCAAGCTGAGCTGTCAGCTGTATCAGCGCAGTGCCGATATTTTCTTGGGCGTGCCGTTCAACATTGCCAGCTATGCGCTTTTGACGCACATGATTGCCAAGGAATGCGGCCTGGGCGTGGGCGAGTTCGTGCATACTTTAGGAGATGCGCATATCTACAGCAATCACATTGAACAGATCAAAGAACAGCTTTCCCGAACGCCGCATCCAGCACCAAAACTGATTCTGCCGGCCGATCCAAAACCAGTTGATCAGTATGAGATGGAAGACATTAAGCTGGAAAACTATGAGCACGAGGCCGGGATCAAGGCCCCAGTTGCTGTTTAA